In Carettochelys insculpta isolate YL-2023 chromosome 3, ASM3395843v1, whole genome shotgun sequence, the genomic stretch CATTTGCCTCCTAGATGTGCTATGTGACCTGATCAGAAATCAGGCTTCATTTATCCATCCCATAAAGCAAAAATGAGCAGCAAGAAAGCAATCAGAACCTGAATAAACCACAGTGTGGGCTGCACAAAATGGTAGTCACTAGATAGCATACAGGAAATAAAATTATGTGTATTTAGTCATCAGGCAAATAGGAAAAATTAAATACCAGACATAAAGGGGTAAAGATAGTAAGGCAGGAGAAAACATGACTGAGTTCCAAATGGACAAAGATTCAGTGGAGAAGGCTCCATCTCTAAGGAGGATGAAAGAGTGGGTAAGGACAGAGAGGAGGCAGTAATTCTGAAATATGAACTGGATCCTGGAAGTGCCAGGCAATGGAAATGCCTGGGGGAGAGTATGCTGCACTGATGCCTCAAAGAGAAATACAGTGTGTGTGCTTCATGTAACAACTGTTCACAGCAAGTGCATGCAATGCCCTGAGGGCCCTGCTTTGGTTTACCATTGTGTGGGTGATGTGATGAGGAAGAAGGCTTTTCTTCTCTTTAGTGCCATTAATATGCTCTCCCTAAGGTGACCACTGACAGTGTCTGACTGCAGAAGGGTTGCTAGCTTTGCTGTTAGCCTTGAATGGACTAGATGGGAGTAAGTCAGTGAAGACTGTGGGATGGGTGTGTAAAAATGGCCCCCTGCACACTAGACTATGCGTGAAGGTGTGTGCCTTTACTAAGCATGCAGCTGGGGCCTCTGCTGAGCACAATTCTAGAATTATTGGGCCATTCCAAGGTCTGCTGAAATTGCTGGTGAGACTTTCTGTAAAAGACCCCTTTTACTGCCTTGTACTACTTTGCCACTTTGAACATCTGCCTCCCTCACTCAGATGAagctcctcctccccatcctgggTCCTCCTCTAAGAACCTTAGTTAGTTACCCCTTCCGTGTCCTTTCACATGAACTTGGGCACTCAAGCTCCTATTGTAACAAGGAACTCCAAGCTGCCTTACACGTTGCTGGCAGCAACATTGTGTGAGTCCACGTGAAGACCTGGTTTCTGATTGGATGATTTTTTTAACAATGACTCATTAACACTGCATTCTGTATTAAATATCTGGGACGCGTGGTTATTAAGCCAATGCTCAGTTCACTCAGTGGTGCCTTGTGGGAGGAAGCAAGGAGTTTTTAGTCATTGTTCATTAAGACCCTAAATCAGCAAAGCACTAAGACTATGAATGTGAGTGCCCTCATTCATATTCAGCAAAGTTCTTGAgctcatgcttaactttaagaatATGATTCAATCTCAGTCAAGTCAATGGAGCATTGATGCtttcaccagctgaggatgtggtCCATACCGCTTGCTTTCTATGTTACAGTGGAGAGACTTTGTGTAATAATATGCAGTAAGGAGCCTGTGGTTTTGACCTGACTCACTGAACTTATCGAGGAACACTGCTTACAGCTATCAAAATCCAAGTTGACAGCAAAGGCACATTTCCATTGAGCTATTATTGGTTAGCTGGAAACTTTTTGTCAGGCAAAATGTTTACGTTTCACTGTGGATGCTGAGTTCCAGCCCATACCAGTAAGACAGGCAGAACTGGATGTTTTATGCCATAATTTTTACTGTCCTGAATGGCTGCAAAGAGTCTGCTTTTGGCACCATAAGTAGTGAGTGGAAAAGAACAATTTAAACTAAAACAATGAGCCCGCGAGACAGCACACATTGCTATCCAGTCATGGACTGTGGGTTTCCATACCATTATGTTTCTGGTACAGTTACAAGGATTTTACCTTCTGTCTTGCTGTTTATAATTCCTCTGATCTATGTATGCATGAATCAATATTCTATTTCTAGTGGTTTCCAATAGCCACCTTTCTTTCTCTGTCCAATGagatcatagaactggaaggacatcaaggggtcattgagtctagcTGCCTGTCTTCAccacaggacctatcaccacccccaGTGCTCCCCCCCAACTTTTAAATCTAAGATGCCCCAAGCCATTGGAAGGCAGCctcgaggattgagctcacacatgggtttacaaggccaatgttgtaaccactgaactattcccTAACCTAGGTATCTTGGTTGTGCTCACTCTGCTTCCATGCTCAGCAATTCTCTTTGGTCTACTGATTCAAAGACCTGTCAGGTCAATGATGGGCTTTCTACTGACATTAGCAAACACTGGATTAGAGCTCTGATGTAACAGATCTAAACTCTCAGTTTAGAACATGGGTTCTAAGTTTGGAGGGGGAGAGAGTCAAGACTGAGTTTCAACCACTCTCCCTTTTTTGTGACTAGTTGATGAGTAACTTACTGCTTGAATGAATAAAGGTGGCACAACCTATCCATAAAATTGTTAAAGAAATAGCAGTGGACTATAATTAGAAGGATGCAAACTCTAACGTTAGTTGACTCACTTTGTTCCTGGTGCAGAACaattttatatctatatatatatatatagatatatatataattaGTCAATTAATAAGACATTTTTACCTCAAGCATTTCAAGACAGATAACCTAACACCATTGTTAGGGAGGTAAACAAACGGCTTCATTTTGAGCCTAAATTTTTCCATTCACTGCAAAAGGCACTGGATCTGCTCCTAACTAAAATGCTAGGCAAACACCACCTCTGAATATCAGACAGCttatttaggttcctaaatatGGTTTCAAGCATTTAACTTTAGATACGGAAATCTGAAAATTTTACTTGGAGTTAGCTAGTAAAATGGTAAAAATGGTTTTAAAGTCTGCTTAATAAAAATAGTTGCCAAAATTCACATGAATGTTGCATAATGAAAAGTTAGATACTTTTGTTTAtaaattgttattgttattattttagGTCATGGGACCAAAGGAGTGTTTGAACTTCTTTCAGGATGGCGCAGAACCAGAGAGAATCTTCCATTCAAGGACAGGGTAGCAGATACCTATTCTGATGTCATGGTCTCCTATACAATGACAACTTCCTTGTACTTCATAACCTTTGGAATGGGTGCCAGCCCTTTCACCAATATTGAGACTGTGAAAGTTTTCTGCCAGAACATGTGCATCTCCATCCTACTGAACTACTTCTATATTTTCTCCTTCTTTGGCTCTTGCTTGGTTTTCGCTGGACAGCTGGAGCAGAACCGTTACCACAGTATCTTTTGCTGCAAAATCCCTTCAGCAGAATATTTGGAGAGGAAACCCGTGTGGTTCCAAACCATGATGAGCGACGGCCATCAGCACACTTCTCATCATGAGACTGACCCTTACCAGAATCACTTCATCCAGCATTTCCTCCGAGAGCATTACAATGAGTGGATTACAAACATCTATGTCAAGCCATTTGTAGTGATCCTGTATCTCATTTATGCCTCTTTCTCCTTTATGGGGTGCTTACAAATCAGTGATGGAGCCAACATCATCAACCTTCTAGCCACTGAGTCTCCAAGTGTCTCTTATGCCCTCATCCAGCAGAAGTATTTCAGTAACTACAGTCCTGTGATAGGGTTCTACATCTATGAACCTCTGGAATATTGGAATGGCTCTGTGCAAGAAGACTTAAAAATGCTGAGTCATGGGTTCCATACAGTGTCCTGGATCGAACAATACTATCGGTACCTGAGAGTTGGCAACCTCAGCACCACCAACAAAAGTGACTTCATCAGCATTCTCCAGAGTTCCTTTTTAACAAAACCTGAATTCCAGCACTTCAAAAATGACATAATTTTCTCCAAGGCTGGAGATGAGAACAACATAATTGCTTCCCGCATGTATCTGGTGGCCAGGACTAGTGAAAACACccaaagggaggtggtggaattgcTGGAGAAGTTAAGGCCACTCTCTCTAATACAGAGCATCAAGTTCATTGTGTTCAATCCCACCTTTGTTTTCATGGACCACTACGGTTTATCAATAACTATGCCTGTTCTGATTTCTGGCTTTGGCATCCTGCTGGTGTTAATACTGACCTTTTTCTTGGTTATTCATCCTCTGGGAAACTTCTGGTTAATTCTCTGTGTCACCTCAATAGAGTTGGGGGTCCTAGGCCTGATGACTTTATGGAACGTAGACATGGATTGTATTTCTATACTGTGCCTTATCTATACTTTGAATTTTGCCATAGATCACTGTGCACCCCTGCTTTACACATTTGTACTAGCAACTGAGCACACCCGAACTCAGTGTATAAAAAACTCCCTACAAGAGCACGGGACAGCCATTTTGCAAAACGTTACTTCTTTTCTTATTGGGTTGGTCCCCCTTCTCTTTGTGCCTTCAAACTTGACCTTTACACTGTTCAAATGCTTGCTGCTCACGAGCAGTTGCACACTACTGCACTGTTTCGTTATTTTGCCTGTCTTCCTAACTTTTTTCCCACCCTCCAAAAAGCATCACAAGAAAAAGAAACGGGCCAAAAGGAAGGAGCGGGAAGAGATTGAATGCATAGAGATTCAGGAGAATCCTGATCATGTAACAGCAGTCTGAAAGGCTTAGAAAAAAATAATATAGATAGATACATATTACAAAGCATTGCACAGAGATGCAGGGAAAATAGAGCAAAGATCTCAGCTGCTTGTGCTGGCCAGGTGTAACAAGGAAAAGGAAGACCAAGAAGGGGTATTTCATGACACATCAAGGTGAACTCTTTTAAACAAAATAACAGAAGTGAAAATCATATTATTTCTTTGAATTCTTATTTTCCACTAAGGAATAATCTCTAAGGGGTCTTGAATTTCAAACTCTAGCTCTACATGTCTTTGGATCAATCAGCCACCATGAAGAAAATAGCGTAAGCTAGAATGGTTTGATACAATTGTCCAGAAAAAAGTTACAAGGGtttcaaaacagcaaaaataaagAAGGATAGTAGGAGGGAGTAAAAATGCCATGAgatttttcatatttgttttcttaAGCAGGTCAGTGAAAGTAAACCTATGCACTTGGGAAGTGGAGATTTAAATCAATATAAGCCAAAGTACTTCCCAACTTGAATGTACAGAGTGTAACTATACAACACAGTTAAAACATTATCATTAATTCTGACGGTAAAGCTATTGCTGTCTGATACCAGTACTGGATATATGAGTATATGGAAGAGGAAATAATTATAGGCCATTTTGAAACTCAAAACTTGCTTTCTTTAAATCTGGCATTTGACCATTCTCCCAATGTGGTTATCAAGAACCTCCAAACTGATGGTTATTAGTATAAATATGTTTTAATACCTGTGAATTCTGGAATTCCCCTTCCATTAACAGATCTTATAAAATTAACCAGGCCATTACTGCTACAATGGTAATTGCAATTGCTACAGTGTTAACATCTGGATTCCTAAATTCTGGGTGTTAACATTAACTGCTGCATATTAACTGAGCAGGAGCTTTAGACATAATGACAGATCACATACTGTAGATTCAGTGCAGTGAGCGCGTTGTGGCTGAATCAGTTCTGGAGCATGTATTAGCCTTTATGCTTGGTTCAAGGGGCAAAGGTACCTATTTGCTGGTCTCAGCAATATGCTACAGGACACAGGGTTCTCTGCTTCCATTAATAAAATGATCAGCAGAATGAGCTTTTTACCATCTGcagaaaagaacattttaaagttTGAGTGAGACTGGTTGAACTTCCAACTATAAAGAGACAGATCAGACCCTTAGGGGAGTGCTGATTATTATTATTCCTAAATATTTGTGTGTCTTGATTGAATGTCTGCAACATCAAGCTTTGTTATGGCTGCTGAAATTTAATAGACAGCAGTAAATCTGCACTTACTGCATGACACTAGAATTATGCCATAAAGTATTACAAAATGACCTTCCCTGCTTTGTAAACTGTACAGCTTAGCAGCTCAAGagacagaacagaaaaaaaagactTAGCCAGTTATTTAAGTTAATCCTTAAAGCCAAATTCTGTCTTGTTATGCCATCTCAAATTGTACTTTAAAAGGGCTTGTTCTGTATGCTCTTGAATACAATCTAGTTTCATGTCAATGGGTGATATACAGTATTGTTTTATCCATGTCAGCCCTAGGAAATCAGcgagacaaggtgagtgaaatcatctcttttattggaccaacgtcTGTTGGTGAGCGAGACCAGCTCAAGAGCTTTGTGTAAGCTTGAGAGCCTGTCTCTCACTGCAACAGatgttggcccaataaaagagaGTACTTCACCGCACCTTGCCTCATCAATGAATGATGTCTTCCAGAATATATGACATCTGGATGGACACTAAAACTGAATGGTAATGGGGAGTGTTTGGTATGTCTACTTTAGGATTTATTTAAAAGCTGTCTGAGCTGTTTACCTCTGGAACTGTGATACATTTTCTCATATTTGTATTCATAGTTGGCTTACTCTAGATCTTAGTATCAATCTGCAAAGAGAATTATGGATGAGTTGTGTGTGTTCATATATTTTCTAGAAGGCTGTCTGCAAGCAGCTCATGCTCTATTCCATAAtgcctctcttcccctcctgcacTGATTCTTGTTTAGGGGGAACCAGGGAAATTCCAAGTACTCCACAAAAAGTGATCTGTTCCACTGTTCTGAAAATTCATTATCTTCTTCTCTCCCCTGGAACTGCAGTCTCCCTTcttctctgtgttttttttttttggtttccatGACCATTTGTTAAACACTGACCCAACCGCTATATCCTGTACATAAGTAAAACACCCATTAAAATAATAGTAGGGCTTGAGGAATCATGGGCCTGATATGGGTCCAAACTGGAAAATTGGAACCCAGATCCAAGTTCAGGAGTACCTAGATCCAGGATTTGGGTTTGGCCTAAGGTAGAGGGCCAATATGCTTAAATTGAGATCCACATAAAAGTTTGGGGGGCGTGGAATATTCTGATTTAGGTTTTGGTTTGGATCCATTTTTAATGGCAAGGCATTACTGATTTCAGTCTGTACCTTTAAGATGTGATATAATGGCCAGCCTTGAAGGAAAATTCATCAGTACATAGTAGCCTTTTGCCACTAATCTGAACCTCTGAGGCACAATTGTGAAGCTAGGGAATATTTTTGGATGCCttcccccaaccaaaaaaaatgCAGGTGTCTCCCTGTGGAA encodes the following:
- the PTCHD4 gene encoding patched domain-containing protein 4 isoform X1, with product MCFRRRPGASASWTWWRMLRQVIHRGLQSFFYKLGLFVSRHPVFFLTVPAVLTISFGFSLLSRFQAERDLERLVAPSHSLAKIERSLASSLFPLEQSKSQLYSDLHTPGRYGRVILLSKPGGNILHQADGILQIHRAVLEMKVNYKGYNYTFSHLCVLRNEDKKCVLDDIISVLADLRQAALSNKTTARVQVSYPNTKLKDGRSSFIGHQLGGVMEVPNSKDQRVKSARAIQITYYLQTYGSIAQDLIGEKWESEFCKLMHKLQLNHQDLQLYSLASFSLWKDFHQTSILARGKVLVSLMLVLLTATLSSSMKDCLRGKPFLGLLGVLTICISSITAAGIFFITDGKYNSTLLGIPFLAMGHGTKGVFELLSGWRRTRENLPFKDRVADTYSDVMVSYTMTTSLYFITFGMGASPFTNIETVKVFCQNMCISILLNYFYIFSFFGSCLVFAGQLEQNRYHSIFCCKIPSAEYLERKPVWFQTMMSDGHQHTSHHETDPYQNHFIQHFLREHYNEWITNIYVKPFVVILYLIYASFSFMGCLQISDGANIINLLATESPSVSYALIQQKYFSNYSPVIGFYIYEPLEYWNGSVQEDLKMLSHGFHTVSWIEQYYRYLRVGNLSTTNKSDFISILQSSFLTKPEFQHFKNDIIFSKAGDENNIIASRMYLVARTSENTQREVVELLEKLRPLSLIQSIKFIVFNPTFVFMDHYGLSITMPVLISGFGILLVLILTFFLVIHPLGNFWLILCVTSIELGVLGLMTLWNVDMDCISILCLIYTLNFAIDHCAPLLYTFVLATEHTRTQCIKNSLQEHGTAILQNVTSFLIGLVPLLFVPSNLTFTLFKCLLLTSSCTLLHCFVILPVFLTFFPPSKKHHKKKKRAKRKEREEIECIEIQENPDHVTAV
- the PTCHD4 gene encoding patched domain-containing protein 4 isoform X2 produces the protein MLRQVIHRGLQSFFYKLGLFVSRHPVFFLTVPAVLTISFGFSLLSRFQAERDLERLVAPSHSLAKIERSLASSLFPLEQSKSQLYSDLHTPGRYGRVILLSKPGGNILHQADGILQIHRAVLEMKVNYKGYNYTFSHLCVLRNEDKKCVLDDIISVLADLRQAALSNKTTARVQVSYPNTKLKDGRSSFIGHQLGGVMEVPNSKDQRVKSARAIQITYYLQTYGSIAQDLIGEKWESEFCKLMHKLQLNHQDLQLYSLASFSLWKDFHQTSILARGKVLVSLMLVLLTATLSSSMKDCLRGKPFLGLLGVLTICISSITAAGIFFITDGKYNSTLLGIPFLAMGHGTKGVFELLSGWRRTRENLPFKDRVADTYSDVMVSYTMTTSLYFITFGMGASPFTNIETVKVFCQNMCISILLNYFYIFSFFGSCLVFAGQLEQNRYHSIFCCKIPSAEYLERKPVWFQTMMSDGHQHTSHHETDPYQNHFIQHFLREHYNEWITNIYVKPFVVILYLIYASFSFMGCLQISDGANIINLLATESPSVSYALIQQKYFSNYSPVIGFYIYEPLEYWNGSVQEDLKMLSHGFHTVSWIEQYYRYLRVGNLSTTNKSDFISILQSSFLTKPEFQHFKNDIIFSKAGDENNIIASRMYLVARTSENTQREVVELLEKLRPLSLIQSIKFIVFNPTFVFMDHYGLSITMPVLISGFGILLVLILTFFLVIHPLGNFWLILCVTSIELGVLGLMTLWNVDMDCISILCLIYTLNFAIDHCAPLLYTFVLATEHTRTQCIKNSLQEHGTAILQNVTSFLIGLVPLLFVPSNLTFTLFKCLLLTSSCTLLHCFVILPVFLTFFPPSKKHHKKKKRAKRKEREEIECIEIQENPDHVTAV
- the PTCHD4 gene encoding patched domain-containing protein 4 isoform X3 yields the protein MCFRRRPGASASWTWWRMLRQVIHRGLQSFFYKLGLFVSRHPVFFLTVPAVLTISFGFSLLSRFQAERDLERLVAPSHSLAKIERSLASSLFPLEQSKSQLYSDLHTPGRYGRVILLSKPGGNILHQADGILQIHRAVLEMKDGRSSFIGHQLGGVMEVPNSKDQRVKSARAIQITYYLQTYGSIAQDLIGEKWESEFCKLMHKLQLNHQDLQLYSLASFSLWKDFHQTSILARGKVLVSLMLVLLTATLSSSMKDCLRGKPFLGLLGVLTICISSITAAGIFFITDGKYNSTLLGIPFLAMGHGTKGVFELLSGWRRTRENLPFKDRVADTYSDVMVSYTMTTSLYFITFGMGASPFTNIETVKVFCQNMCISILLNYFYIFSFFGSCLVFAGQLEQNRYHSIFCCKIPSAEYLERKPVWFQTMMSDGHQHTSHHETDPYQNHFIQHFLREHYNEWITNIYVKPFVVILYLIYASFSFMGCLQISDGANIINLLATESPSVSYALIQQKYFSNYSPVIGFYIYEPLEYWNGSVQEDLKMLSHGFHTVSWIEQYYRYLRVGNLSTTNKSDFISILQSSFLTKPEFQHFKNDIIFSKAGDENNIIASRMYLVARTSENTQREVVELLEKLRPLSLIQSIKFIVFNPTFVFMDHYGLSITMPVLISGFGILLVLILTFFLVIHPLGNFWLILCVTSIELGVLGLMTLWNVDMDCISILCLIYTLNFAIDHCAPLLYTFVLATEHTRTQCIKNSLQEHGTAILQNVTSFLIGLVPLLFVPSNLTFTLFKCLLLTSSCTLLHCFVILPVFLTFFPPSKKHHKKKKRAKRKEREEIECIEIQENPDHVTAV